A window of the Tunturibacter empetritectus genome harbors these coding sequences:
- a CDS encoding CbtB domain-containing protein: MAQSVFGSVAQPVSLPALPVVPLREILPYAVFGGLLLLLAIYFVGAEQGATSMFRGTMVHEFLHDGRHLLGFPCH; the protein is encoded by the coding sequence ATGGCTCAATCCGTATTTGGTTCCGTTGCACAGCCGGTTTCCCTTCCCGCTCTACCCGTTGTTCCGCTGCGCGAGATTCTGCCGTATGCGGTGTTCGGTGGGCTGCTGTTGCTGCTGGCGATTTACTTTGTCGGCGCGGAGCAGGGCGCTACCTCGATGTTTCGCGGGACGATGGTGCATGAGTTTTTGCATGACGGTCGCCACCTTCTTGGCTTTCCCTGCCACTAG
- the ispG gene encoding flavodoxin-dependent (E)-4-hydroxy-3-methylbut-2-enyl-diphosphate synthase, whose translation MPEIQRRRAVTVNIGGVRVGSDSPVVVQSMTNTDTADVESSVQQIAALARAGSEMVRVTVNNDESAKAVPAIVEELAKKGWSTPIIGDFHYNGHLLLKKYPETAKALAKYRINPGNVSIGRKDDDNFRTMVEVAVEHQKPVRIGVNWGSLDQALLTKMMDENSKSANPLPARDVMMEAMVVSALDNATAAERYGLRRDQIILSAKVSGVRDLIDVYTELAKRCDYALHLGLTEAGMGMKGVVASAAGLAPLLLSGIGDTIRVSLTPTPGGDRSEEVRCGQQILQSLGIRSFMPQVTSCPGCGRTTSTYFQELAERIQGYLVASMPEWKKRYPGVEELKLAVMGCIVNGPGESKHANIGISLPGTFEEPKAPVYVDGKLFTTLKGDRIVEEFQVILDEYVEKRYGRVLVEA comes from the coding sequence ATGCCTGAGATACAGCGTCGACGTGCGGTAACGGTGAATATTGGTGGGGTTCGGGTTGGGTCGGATTCGCCGGTCGTGGTGCAGTCGATGACCAATACAGATACGGCTGATGTCGAGAGTTCGGTGCAGCAGATTGCGGCGCTGGCTCGCGCCGGCTCGGAGATGGTGCGGGTGACGGTCAACAACGACGAGTCGGCGAAGGCTGTGCCGGCGATTGTCGAGGAACTGGCGAAGAAGGGCTGGTCGACTCCGATCATCGGCGACTTTCACTACAACGGTCACCTGTTGCTGAAGAAGTATCCCGAGACGGCCAAAGCGCTGGCGAAGTACAGGATCAATCCGGGTAATGTGTCGATCGGTCGGAAGGATGATGACAACTTCCGGACGATGGTTGAGGTTGCGGTGGAGCATCAGAAGCCAGTTCGAATCGGCGTGAACTGGGGTTCGCTCGACCAGGCGCTGCTGACGAAGATGATGGACGAAAATTCGAAGTCAGCCAATCCCCTGCCCGCTCGCGACGTGATGATGGAGGCGATGGTTGTGTCGGCTCTGGATAACGCGACAGCTGCCGAGCGGTATGGGCTGCGGCGAGATCAGATTATTTTGAGTGCGAAGGTCTCGGGGGTGCGGGATCTGATTGATGTTTATACCGAGTTGGCGAAGCGTTGCGACTATGCGCTGCATCTTGGGCTGACCGAGGCCGGCATGGGGATGAAGGGCGTTGTGGCTTCGGCTGCCGGTCTGGCTCCTTTGCTGCTCTCTGGGATTGGGGATACGATCCGGGTTAGTTTGACTCCTACTCCCGGTGGGGACCGGTCGGAGGAGGTGCGTTGCGGACAGCAGATTCTGCAGTCGCTTGGGATTCGCAGCTTTATGCCGCAGGTGACCAGCTGCCCAGGTTGCGGTCGGACGACTTCGACCTACTTCCAGGAGCTGGCGGAGCGGATTCAGGGCTACCTTGTGGCGTCGATGCCGGAGTGGAAGAAGCGGTATCCGGGGGTCGAGGAGTTGAAGCTGGCGGTGATGGGCTGCATCGTCAACGGGCCCGGGGAATCGAAGCATGCCAACATCGGGATCTCGCTGCCGGGTACGTTTGAGGAGCCTAAGGCTCCGGTTTATGTTGATGGCAAGCTGTTCACCACGTTGAAGGGTGATCGGATCGTCGAGGAGTTTCAGGTGATTCTCGATGAATATGTCGAGAAGCGGTATGGCCGGGTGCTGGTGGAGGCTTAG
- a CDS encoding carbonic anhydrase, whose product MSNLDTLLERNKAIAAQQSAEGTTMPSLLAASGNLKATIIGCADMRVDPAHILGIKLGEALVIRNIGGRITPVLLEELGLLGRIGQVLGGAPAGGGEFHLIVLHHTDCGITRLAGDPDKLAHYFQIPESEVKAKAVTDPYAAVAADVALLRAVPALPAKWLLSGLVYDVATGLVNTVVPPAPIRTS is encoded by the coding sequence ATGAGTAATCTAGATACCTTGTTAGAACGCAACAAAGCCATCGCTGCTCAACAGTCTGCCGAAGGCACAACGATGCCCTCCCTTCTTGCCGCAAGCGGAAACCTGAAAGCCACGATCATCGGTTGCGCCGATATGCGCGTCGACCCGGCTCATATCCTGGGAATCAAACTGGGGGAAGCCCTCGTCATCCGTAACATCGGTGGCCGAATCACGCCAGTCTTGCTCGAGGAACTCGGTCTACTCGGACGAATCGGCCAGGTCCTCGGCGGAGCTCCCGCCGGAGGCGGAGAGTTTCACCTCATCGTTCTTCACCACACCGACTGCGGCATCACCCGCCTCGCAGGCGACCCCGACAAGCTCGCGCATTATTTTCAAATACCCGAGAGTGAAGTCAAAGCAAAAGCCGTCACTGACCCATACGCCGCGGTCGCTGCCGACGTAGCTCTACTCCGTGCAGTTCCCGCACTGCCCGCCAAATGGCTCCTCTCCGGCCTTGTCTATGACGTAGCGACCGGCCTGGTCAACACCGTCGTACCGCCTGCGCCGATTCGAACAAGTTAA
- a CDS encoding spinster family MFS transporter: MASSTTEKPKPTHAPSVAGATTALVLLTALNFVNYIDRYILPGVQEQVKHEFHLSDEHIGRLTFWFMIAYMFTSPITGWLGDRFPRKPMIVTAALFWAAINFLTATVHSYDSLNLRHAALGVGEASFGIFAPSLLADYYEPDQRNRVLTIFNVAIPVGAALGYLVGGTVGEHYGWRMSFIVSAIPAAILAILIAIFLKEPARGASGDPAASGDATAGEHGKAKLEKGAILSLIKNPAYLCSILGYAAVTFSLGGISWWMPSFLQRIDGRSQSSAAYIMGAITVVAGLGGTITGGTIAQKWSRTNPKALYLVPAISAAIAVPPALLCFFGPHNLTLYGLGAAIFLIFLGTGPVNAATLNAVRPEIRATAMAGQLFIIHALGDAISPRIIGAVSDRSTLNLGLGSTLITLLLASVIFFLGSRYAPPLHDEILAAAKT; encoded by the coding sequence ATGGCCTCCTCGACTACAGAAAAGCCCAAACCCACACACGCACCCTCCGTCGCCGGAGCCACCACCGCCCTCGTCCTCCTCACCGCCCTAAACTTCGTCAACTACATCGACCGCTACATCCTCCCCGGCGTACAGGAGCAGGTCAAGCACGAGTTCCACCTCTCCGACGAGCACATCGGCCGCCTCACCTTCTGGTTCATGATCGCCTACATGTTCACCTCGCCCATCACCGGATGGCTAGGCGACCGCTTCCCCCGCAAGCCCATGATCGTCACCGCCGCCCTCTTCTGGGCCGCGATCAACTTCCTCACCGCCACCGTCCACTCCTACGACTCGCTCAACCTCCGCCACGCAGCCCTCGGCGTAGGCGAAGCCAGCTTCGGCATCTTCGCCCCCTCTCTCCTCGCCGACTACTACGAGCCCGACCAGCGCAACCGCGTCCTCACCATCTTCAACGTAGCCATCCCCGTAGGTGCAGCCCTCGGCTACCTCGTCGGTGGCACCGTAGGCGAACACTACGGCTGGCGTATGTCTTTCATCGTCTCCGCCATTCCCGCCGCCATCCTCGCCATCCTCATCGCCATCTTCCTCAAGGAGCCAGCCCGCGGAGCCAGCGGAGATCCAGCCGCCAGTGGAGACGCAACCGCCGGCGAACACGGCAAGGCGAAACTCGAAAAGGGAGCCATCCTCTCCCTCATCAAAAACCCCGCCTACCTCTGCTCCATCCTCGGCTACGCTGCCGTCACCTTCTCCCTCGGAGGCATCTCCTGGTGGATGCCCTCCTTCCTCCAGCGCATCGACGGCCGCAGCCAATCCTCCGCCGCTTACATCATGGGAGCCATCACCGTAGTCGCCGGCCTCGGCGGCACCATCACCGGCGGCACCATCGCGCAAAAATGGTCGCGCACCAATCCCAAAGCCCTCTATCTCGTCCCCGCTATCAGCGCCGCCATCGCCGTCCCGCCCGCGCTCCTCTGCTTCTTCGGCCCCCACAACCTCACGCTCTACGGCCTCGGCGCAGCCATCTTCCTCATCTTCCTCGGCACCGGCCCCGTCAACGCCGCCACCCTCAACGCTGTCCGTCCAGAGATCCGCGCCACCGCCATGGCTGGCCAACTCTTCATCATCCACGCCTTGGGCGACGCCATCTCCCCCCGCATCATCGGCGCCGTCAGCGACCGCTCCACCCTCAACCTCGGCCTCGGCTCCACCCTCATCACCCTGCTCCTCGCCTCGGTCATCTTCTTCCTCGGCTCCCGCTACGCCCCACCTTTGCATGACGAGATCCTCGCCGCTGCAAAGACATAA
- a CDS encoding CbtA family protein: MTRTLLLRGMLVGVVAGLLVFAFARWIGEPQVERAIAFETAADQAKGEAPEPEMVSRRVQKSAGLLTGAVVYGAAVGGLFGLVFAFAYGRIGGLGPRALAAVLAGLGFVAIVLVPQLKYPANPPAVGSAETIGVRTGAYFLLIAVSISAMVFSLQMRRRLARRFGEWNGSLLAAGLFVVVVSGVAHFLPEVDEVPAGFPVTLMWKFRVAAVEIQAVLWGALGLGFGWLTERELPRR, from the coding sequence ATGACTCGAACTCTGCTCCTTCGCGGGATGCTGGTGGGCGTTGTTGCGGGCCTGCTCGTCTTTGCGTTTGCACGATGGATTGGCGAGCCGCAGGTTGAGCGCGCGATTGCGTTTGAGACGGCTGCGGATCAGGCCAAGGGCGAGGCTCCTGAGCCTGAGATGGTGAGCCGCCGTGTGCAGAAGAGTGCCGGGCTGCTTACCGGTGCGGTGGTTTATGGTGCGGCGGTGGGTGGGTTGTTTGGGCTGGTGTTCGCGTTTGCTTATGGGCGGATTGGGGGGCTGGGGCCGCGGGCGCTCGCGGCTGTGCTGGCTGGGCTTGGGTTTGTGGCGATTGTGCTGGTGCCTCAGTTGAAGTATCCGGCGAATCCTCCGGCGGTGGGGAGTGCGGAGACGATTGGGGTGAGAACCGGGGCTTACTTTTTGCTAATTGCTGTTTCGATATCGGCGATGGTGTTCTCGTTGCAGATGCGGAGGCGGCTGGCGCGGCGGTTTGGGGAGTGGAATGGTTCCCTGCTGGCGGCTGGTTTGTTTGTGGTGGTGGTGAGTGGAGTGGCGCACTTTTTGCCGGAGGTGGATGAGGTCCCGGCGGGGTTTCCGGTGACGCTGATGTGGAAGTTTCGCGTGGCGGCGGTGGAGATTCAGGCGGTGCTTTGGGGGGCGCTCGGTTTGGGATTTGGGTGGCTGACGGAGCGGGAGTTGCCGCGTCGGTAA
- a CDS encoding histidine phosphatase family protein, translating to MPARLSLISHAPTSATRLSAFPSDEPIEEPSIAKLTTINWQPPRAHHILTAPELRTQQTARALNLTATPANELRDLNYGIWQGRTLADLHAEDSASITQWLTDPTAAPHQGESITALITRVGDWLTTLTGEDTSHTIAITHPAVIRAAILHTLDAPPQSFWRIDIAPLTLTDLRHNGRTWTLRSAAIPLITIGDNSQSILD from the coding sequence GTGCCAGCCCGCCTTTCACTCATAAGCCACGCCCCCACCTCCGCCACGCGGCTCTCTGCCTTTCCCTCCGACGAGCCCATCGAAGAACCCTCTATCGCCAAACTCACCACCATCAACTGGCAACCACCTCGCGCCCACCACATCCTCACCGCCCCCGAACTCCGCACCCAACAAACCGCCCGGGCCCTAAACCTCACCGCAACACCAGCCAACGAACTCCGAGACCTGAACTACGGCATCTGGCAAGGCCGCACCCTCGCCGACCTACACGCCGAAGACTCCGCCTCCATTACCCAATGGCTCACCGACCCAACCGCAGCCCCCCACCAAGGCGAATCCATCACCGCTCTCATCACGCGAGTCGGAGACTGGCTCACAACACTCACCGGCGAAGACACGAGCCACACCATAGCCATCACCCACCCCGCAGTCATCCGCGCCGCCATCCTCCACACCCTCGACGCCCCACCCCAATCCTTCTGGCGCATCGACATAGCCCCCCTCACCCTCACCGACCTCCGCCACAACGGCCGCACCTGGACCCTCCGCTCCGCCGCCATCCCACTAATCACCATCGGCGACAACAGCCAATCAATCCTGGATTAG
- a CDS encoding NAD(P)-dependent alcohol dehydrogenase — translation MKAILRTQYGPPDLLQYAEVATPVPGDREVLIKLCAAAVNPLDLYLMKGAPWDRLPGLRRRRPMILGCDVAGRVEAVGKEVKGFQVGDEVFGVTGFKGEGFAEYVCVAEENLGPKPDNLTFEEAAAVPVAAITALQGLRDKGRVRPGSKVLVEGASGGVGTFAVQIAKAFGADVTAVCSTRNVEIARSIGADRVIDYSKEDFTRNAQRYDLILGANAHHSIFAYRRLLADDGVYVAAGGGLPQIFEAFVLAPVLSRMGRKKMGFFLTKVTRKDLDFMKYLLESGKVVPVIDRRYRLSEAAEALRYLAEGHAQGKIVLTVSHRLDI, via the coding sequence ATGAAGGCTATCTTACGCACACAATACGGGCCACCAGACCTGTTGCAGTACGCGGAGGTCGCAACACCTGTGCCTGGGGATCGTGAGGTCCTGATCAAGCTTTGCGCGGCAGCGGTGAATCCGCTGGACCTGTACCTGATGAAAGGTGCGCCGTGGGATCGGTTGCCGGGACTGCGGAGGCGAAGACCGATGATCCTGGGTTGCGATGTGGCAGGCCGCGTGGAAGCGGTGGGCAAAGAGGTAAAAGGGTTTCAGGTTGGGGATGAGGTATTCGGGGTCACAGGTTTCAAAGGAGAAGGATTTGCCGAGTATGTATGTGTCGCCGAGGAGAATTTGGGGCCGAAGCCAGACAACCTGACGTTTGAAGAAGCGGCGGCGGTACCGGTGGCGGCTATTACTGCGCTGCAGGGTCTGCGCGATAAGGGGAGAGTTCGGCCAGGGTCTAAGGTTCTGGTGGAAGGGGCGTCTGGTGGTGTGGGCACCTTTGCGGTGCAGATCGCCAAAGCGTTTGGGGCTGACGTGACCGCGGTGTGCAGCACGAGAAATGTGGAGATAGCGCGTTCGATTGGCGCAGACCGTGTGATCGATTACAGCAAAGAGGATTTCACGCGGAACGCACAGCGGTACGATCTGATCCTGGGGGCGAATGCTCATCATTCGATCTTCGCCTACAGGAGGTTGCTGGCCGACGATGGAGTTTATGTCGCAGCGGGAGGCGGTCTGCCTCAGATCTTCGAGGCGTTTGTCCTGGCGCCGGTGCTATCGCGGATGGGGCGGAAGAAGATGGGTTTCTTTTTGACGAAGGTAACCCGGAAGGATCTGGATTTTATGAAGTATCTTCTGGAGAGCGGCAAAGTTGTGCCGGTTATTGACAGACGTTATCGGTTGAGCGAGGCGGCAGAAGCGCTTCGCTACCTGGCAGAAGGACATGCTCAGGGGAAGATTGTGTTGACTGTTTCGCACCGTCTCGATATCTGA
- a CDS encoding glycosyltransferase, with the protein MNGRLDVILKLSAWFIALLWIWKALTSAVGLRRVPDLTTPAHNRTPPDRPSIAVIIPACNEEKSIAACLTSLLQQDYAALHLIAVDDRSTDSTGAIINALATQHPAKLTALRITELPTGWLGKTHAMAFAARHAISLHHPDYLLFTDADIFFRPETLRLALAQTVTTQADHFVLLPTATIKSAGEGMLLSYLQVMSLWAVRTWRISDPKALRDAVGVGAFNLLRTTVYQQLGGFEALRMEIVEDLALGTRIKRQGFRQRIATGPGLVNVHWASGVSGILNGMTKNFFAIFHYNPALVLLSCLSITVFCIAPVFFVALPNTRIAAIITLASVALLYVLSSRKSRVSPWYAVLFPVSAALIVSSILRSMLTTLKQGGVTWRGTFYPLSELRKKSSPR; encoded by the coding sequence TTGAATGGTCGGCTCGATGTAATTCTCAAACTCTCCGCCTGGTTCATCGCACTCCTGTGGATATGGAAGGCCCTCACCTCCGCCGTCGGCCTCCGCCGCGTCCCCGACCTCACCACACCAGCTCACAATCGAACCCCACCTGATCGTCCCTCCATCGCCGTCATCATCCCCGCCTGCAACGAAGAAAAAAGCATCGCCGCATGCCTAACCTCTCTTCTCCAGCAGGACTACGCCGCCCTCCACCTCATCGCCGTCGACGACCGCTCCACCGACTCCACCGGCGCAATCATCAACGCCCTTGCCACCCAACATCCAGCTAAGCTCACCGCCCTCCGCATCACCGAACTCCCCACCGGCTGGCTCGGCAAAACCCACGCCATGGCCTTCGCCGCCCGCCACGCCATCTCCCTCCACCACCCCGACTATCTCCTCTTCACCGACGCCGACATCTTCTTCCGCCCCGAGACCCTCCGCCTCGCGCTCGCCCAAACCGTCACCACTCAGGCGGACCACTTCGTCCTCCTCCCCACCGCTACCATCAAATCCGCAGGCGAGGGCATGCTCCTCAGCTACCTGCAGGTCATGAGCCTCTGGGCCGTTCGCACCTGGCGCATCTCCGACCCCAAAGCCCTCCGCGACGCCGTCGGTGTAGGAGCCTTCAACCTCCTCCGTACTACTGTCTATCAGCAACTAGGCGGCTTCGAAGCCCTCCGCATGGAGATCGTCGAAGACCTCGCCCTCGGCACCCGAATCAAACGCCAGGGCTTCCGTCAGCGCATCGCCACCGGCCCCGGATTAGTCAACGTGCACTGGGCCAGCGGCGTCTCTGGCATCCTCAACGGCATGACAAAAAACTTCTTCGCCATCTTCCACTACAACCCCGCCCTCGTCCTTCTCTCCTGCCTCTCGATCACAGTCTTCTGCATAGCTCCCGTCTTCTTCGTCGCCCTCCCAAACACCCGCATCGCGGCGATTATTACTCTCGCCTCTGTAGCACTCCTCTACGTTCTATCCAGCCGCAAGAGCAGAGTGTCCCCCTGGTACGCCGTTCTCTTTCCGGTTAGCGCCGCGCTCATCGTATCCTCCATCCTCCGTTCCATGCTCACCACCCTCAAGCAAGGCGGCGTCACCTGGCGTGGCACCTTCTACCCCCTCTCCGAACTCCGCAAGAAATCATCGCCCCGCTAG
- a CDS encoding M48 family metallopeptidase: protein MRSVTHLGLTALLTLSVAAWSQTQIPTPSQAPAGSPPPAQSPTPTPTSTPTATIPSDVPAEKPIPGHPTATPKESKDAAATVKAENKTDRLPSPGEDMKTNIKAGSEDDVNSVGTRNIGGRGIGNWYSTDWEIRTGKQYSMEIEKSAHMVNDPVIVEYVNRVGQNIVKNSDCKVPFTIKVIDSDEINAMALPGGFFYVNSGLILAADEEAELGGVMAHEIAHVCAHHAARQMTKMNYAQIGSIPLIIFTQGSWTGYGIYEATQLAIPLSFLQFSRMDEAEADWLGVQYMYKSGYDPQAFVQFFEKLDALEKHKPGTLAKVFADHPQTPDRIMHSEEEIATILPARPDYMVTTSEFDDVKSRLARLENKRKINDGKGGNKPTLRRTASGNGNNDPNNPNNPSTSTDDRPTLGRRN, encoded by the coding sequence ATGCGATCCGTCACGCACCTTGGCTTGACCGCCCTCCTCACCCTATCCGTCGCCGCGTGGTCCCAAACTCAAATCCCGACTCCATCCCAAGCCCCGGCCGGCAGCCCGCCACCCGCACAGTCGCCCACCCCAACCCCGACAAGCACCCCCACGGCCACCATCCCATCCGACGTCCCCGCCGAGAAGCCCATCCCCGGCCACCCCACCGCCACGCCTAAAGAGAGCAAGGACGCCGCCGCAACCGTCAAAGCCGAGAACAAAACCGACCGCCTCCCATCTCCCGGCGAGGACATGAAGACCAACATCAAGGCCGGTAGCGAAGATGACGTCAACTCCGTAGGCACCCGCAACATCGGCGGCCGCGGCATCGGCAACTGGTACTCCACTGACTGGGAGATCCGCACCGGCAAGCAATACTCCATGGAGATCGAGAAGTCCGCTCACATGGTCAACGACCCCGTTATCGTCGAGTACGTCAACCGCGTCGGCCAGAACATCGTCAAAAACTCCGACTGCAAAGTCCCCTTCACCATCAAGGTCATCGACTCCGACGAGATCAACGCCATGGCTCTTCCCGGCGGCTTCTTCTACGTCAACTCCGGCCTCATCCTCGCCGCCGACGAAGAAGCCGAACTCGGCGGTGTCATGGCCCACGAGATCGCCCACGTCTGCGCCCACCACGCCGCCCGCCAGATGACCAAGATGAACTACGCGCAGATCGGCTCCATCCCGCTCATCATCTTCACCCAGGGCAGCTGGACCGGCTACGGCATCTATGAGGCCACCCAACTCGCCATCCCACTAAGTTTCCTGCAATTCTCACGCATGGACGAGGCCGAAGCCGACTGGCTCGGCGTCCAGTACATGTACAAGTCCGGCTACGACCCCCAGGCCTTCGTCCAGTTCTTCGAGAAACTCGACGCCCTCGAGAAGCATAAACCCGGCACCCTCGCCAAGGTCTTCGCCGACCACCCCCAGACCCCCGACCGCATCATGCACTCTGAGGAAGAGATCGCCACCATCCTCCCCGCGCGTCCCGACTACATGGTCACCACCTCGGAGTTTGACGACGTCAAGAGCCGCCTCGCCCGTCTCGAGAACAAACGCAAGATCAACGACGGCAAGGGCGGCAACAAGCCCACGCTCCGTCGCACCGCCAGCGGCAACGGCAACAACGACCCCAACAACCCGAACAACCCCTCTACCAGCACCGACGACCGCCCAACCCTGGGCCGCCGCAACTAG
- a CDS encoding ArsR/SmtB family transcription factor, whose amino-acid sequence MSPRTPSRRQRSYAPVFAALGDRTRLSLVITLSTGPPQSIAQLTEGSPLTRQAITKHLRVLESVGIVHAVRSGRESLFEFDPQPLEEMKRYLDQVSQQWDQALGRLKSFVER is encoded by the coding sequence ATGTCACCCAGAACCCCTAGCAGACGCCAAAGATCCTACGCCCCCGTCTTCGCCGCCCTAGGAGATCGAACGCGGCTGTCGCTGGTCATCACACTCTCCACCGGCCCGCCGCAATCGATCGCCCAGTTGACCGAAGGCTCCCCCCTCACCCGCCAGGCCATCACCAAGCATCTGCGGGTGCTCGAAAGCGTCGGCATCGTTCATGCCGTCCGCAGTGGCCGCGAAAGCCTCTTCGAGTTCGACCCCCAGCCTCTGGAAGAGATGAAGCGGTATTTGGACCAAGTCTCCCAGCAGTGGGATCAGGCGCTGGGCAGGCTAAAATCCTTCGTCGAGAGGTAG
- a CDS encoding type IV pilus twitching motility protein PilT, which translates to MGEYENELSKLVDQLNRSAINPRSSERRTLDHFLTNALQRSASDMVFIAGSPVMLRVNGGLTPDVGLPLSGENIRDILLPLLTSAQLNELQKEKCLDFCFVRSSIGRFRANFHYQRGTLAAALRVLPEQIPSLESLHLPAALAMLAERRQGLVLLTGPTGCGKTSTLAALVDRINAQRHDHIITIEDPIEYQHVNRNSLVEQIELGHDTLSFGQAVRSVLRQDPDVIMIGEMRDSETIAAALTAAETGHLVLSSLHTNDAAQTVSRILDTFPTGYQSQIRQQLSLALLAVISQQLLSAENGGGRYPAVEILVATGATRNLIRRGDDHQLRASIETGRADGMLTMEQSLTELVRAGRISRETAFAHCYHPEDLRRHLVG; encoded by the coding sequence ATGGGTGAGTACGAGAACGAACTGTCGAAGCTGGTCGACCAACTAAACCGTTCAGCGATAAATCCGAGATCCAGTGAGAGACGAACCCTTGATCATTTTCTAACCAACGCTCTTCAGCGAAGTGCGTCCGATATGGTCTTCATAGCCGGGTCGCCGGTGATGCTGAGAGTGAACGGAGGTCTGACTCCGGACGTGGGGCTGCCCCTCTCCGGTGAGAATATTAGGGATATTTTGCTGCCACTGCTTACGTCCGCTCAATTGAACGAACTGCAGAAAGAGAAGTGCCTGGACTTCTGCTTTGTGCGTAGTTCGATTGGAAGATTCAGGGCCAATTTTCACTACCAACGGGGCACACTTGCGGCAGCGCTGCGTGTTTTGCCTGAGCAGATTCCTTCGCTTGAGTCGCTTCATCTGCCGGCCGCACTGGCGATGCTGGCGGAGCGGCGTCAGGGGCTGGTGCTTCTGACCGGACCGACTGGCTGCGGTAAGACCTCCACGCTTGCGGCGTTGGTTGATCGCATTAATGCGCAACGGCACGACCACATTATTACGATTGAAGATCCGATTGAGTATCAGCATGTGAATCGCAATTCTCTGGTGGAGCAGATTGAACTTGGTCACGACACGCTGAGCTTTGGCCAGGCTGTGCGTTCGGTGCTTCGACAGGATCCGGATGTGATTATGATCGGCGAGATGCGGGATAGCGAAACGATTGCTGCCGCCTTGACAGCCGCCGAAACGGGACACCTGGTGCTCTCGTCGCTGCATACCAATGATGCGGCGCAGACAGTTTCGCGCATTCTGGATACGTTTCCGACAGGTTACCAGTCGCAGATAAGACAACAACTGTCGCTGGCGCTGCTGGCGGTGATCTCACAACAACTGCTGTCGGCGGAGAATGGGGGCGGACGCTATCCGGCAGTGGAGATACTTGTGGCTACGGGAGCGACGCGGAATTTAATTCGACGTGGAGACGACCATCAACTGCGGGCCAGCATTGAGACTGGGCGCGCCGATGGGATGCTGACGATGGAACAGTCGCTGACGGAACTTGTGAGGGCTGGGCGTATCTCGAGAGAGACGGCGTTTGCACACTGCTATCACCCGGAGGATCTGCGGCGTCATCTGGTCGGCTGA
- a CDS encoding PEP-CTERM sorting domain-containing protein, which translates to MKKPAMIVCGLALAMLSSASAFADTFFNFSFTGNSSVTGLPGTPFSGSGQFDAKATTTAGTYRIVGVTGTTDGEAISSILAPGSFGFNDNLLFFSSGNTSASLDNAGVSYQLANGVDANLFLGIPSQYQQSLFGFPGSLVSEDQTANVSITPLVSAVPEPATFALLGTGLLGMIGGLRRRIIA; encoded by the coding sequence ATGAAAAAGCCAGCGATGATCGTCTGTGGCCTCGCACTCGCGATGCTATCCTCTGCCTCGGCATTCGCCGATACGTTCTTCAACTTCAGCTTCACAGGAAACAGTAGCGTTACCGGACTTCCCGGTACACCCTTCTCCGGCTCTGGCCAGTTCGACGCCAAGGCCACAACCACCGCCGGCACATACAGGATCGTCGGCGTAACCGGCACGACCGACGGCGAAGCAATCTCCAGCATTCTTGCCCCGGGCAGCTTCGGCTTCAATGACAACCTTCTGTTCTTCTCCAGCGGAAACACCTCCGCTTCGCTCGACAACGCGGGCGTCTCCTACCAACTGGCGAACGGCGTTGACGCCAATCTCTTCCTGGGCATTCCTTCGCAGTATCAGCAAAGCCTCTTCGGATTTCCAGGCAGTCTTGTCAGCGAAGATCAAACCGCGAACGTGAGCATCACTCCGCTGGTCTCTGCAGTTCCGGAGCCAGCCACGTTCGCACTTTTGGGCACCGGTCTTCTGGGAATGATCGGTGGACTCCGCCGTAGAATCATCGCCTGA
- the queF gene encoding preQ(1) synthase, translating to MSTAILPNPHTTGYTDDHAKSGLDAIFPAIETWQNQFKAYEILVDDPEFTSVCPKTSLPDFGRISIRYMPRESCLELKSLKEYLFTYRNLGIFQENIVNQILDDVVKACNPVWAVIVGDFRPRGGISTVVTATYPRTETPPQK from the coding sequence ATGAGCACCGCCATCCTTCCCAACCCGCACACCACTGGCTACACCGACGACCACGCCAAGTCCGGCCTCGACGCCATCTTCCCCGCCATCGAAACCTGGCAGAACCAGTTCAAGGCCTACGAGATCCTCGTCGACGACCCCGAGTTCACCTCCGTCTGCCCCAAGACCAGCCTCCCCGACTTCGGACGCATCAGCATCCGCTACATGCCCCGCGAGAGCTGCCTCGAACTGAAATCCCTCAAGGAATATCTCTTCACCTACCGCAACCTCGGCATCTTCCAGGAAAACATCGTCAACCAAATCCTCGACGACGTCGTCAAAGCCTGCAATCCCGTCTGGGCCGTAATCGTAGGCGACTTCCGCCCTCGCGGCGGCATCTCCACCGTAGTCACCGCCACCTACCCCCGCACAGAAACGCCCCCGCAAAAATAA